One window of Novosphingobium sp. P6W genomic DNA carries:
- a CDS encoding endonuclease/exonuclease/phosphatase family protein: MKRLRLLTFIPLAAIVALNLSRPSPAAVLDLPVPVQRPAAGDLSVMTYNIKGLPFPAAYGRADEVRQIGERLGDLRRAGTQPHVVLLQEAFIPQAKAIATAAGYAHFAIGPAAADAPTASAKSPAATDAAFASQASWSKGEGLGKWVDSGLVILSDYPIVRTRRMAFPADMCAGYDCLAAKGVLVAWVKVPGHDRPIAIADVHLNSRKASGVELGRANFAYQSQIASTRTFIRASVAADSDVIFGGDFNLGHDRDRIAAQAADGGLLAGSLEATDLDRVAPGFPQNAQAVAAVRKHAKDKQYFRAGTGEHLGLRDLRVPSGFRDENGRALSDHLPYIADYVLR; the protein is encoded by the coding sequence GTGAAGCGCCTGCGCCTGTTGACCTTCATCCCCCTCGCCGCGATCGTCGCCCTCAACCTGTCCCGGCCATCGCCAGCAGCCGTTCTGGATCTGCCCGTGCCGGTACAGCGGCCCGCTGCGGGCGATCTTTCGGTCATGACCTACAATATCAAGGGATTGCCCTTCCCGGCGGCTTACGGCCGTGCCGACGAGGTCCGGCAGATCGGCGAACGCCTGGGCGACCTGCGCCGGGCAGGAACCCAGCCCCACGTCGTACTGTTGCAGGAAGCCTTCATCCCGCAAGCCAAGGCCATTGCTACCGCCGCCGGCTACGCACATTTCGCCATCGGCCCCGCAGCAGCAGATGCCCCGACAGCCTCGGCCAAGTCGCCTGCTGCGACCGACGCGGCATTCGCGAGCCAAGCCTCTTGGTCAAAGGGCGAGGGCCTTGGCAAATGGGTCGACAGCGGGCTTGTGATCCTGTCCGACTATCCGATCGTCCGCACACGCAGGATGGCGTTTCCCGCCGATATGTGTGCAGGCTATGACTGCCTTGCCGCCAAAGGCGTGCTGGTGGCCTGGGTGAAGGTCCCCGGCCATGACCGCCCCATCGCCATCGCCGACGTGCATCTCAATTCGCGCAAGGCTTCGGGCGTCGAGCTGGGGCGGGCGAACTTTGCGTACCAGAGCCAGATCGCCTCAACGCGCACGTTCATCCGCGCCAGTGTAGCCGCCGATAGCGATGTGATCTTCGGCGGTGATTTCAACCTCGGCCATGACCGGGACCGCATCGCCGCCCAGGCTGCCGACGGCGGCCTGCTTGCCGGCAGTCTGGAGGCCACCGACCTCGACCGCGTTGCCCCCGGATTCCCGCAGAACGCGCAGGCCGTCGCCGCCGTCCGCAAGCATGCCAAGGACAAGCAGTACTTCCGCGCCGGGACGGGCGAACACCTGGGCCTGCGCGACTTGCGGGTGCCATCGGGCTTCCGGGACGAGAACGGTAGAGCGCTGTCCGACCATCTGCCTTACATCGCTGACTACGTCCTGCGATGA
- a CDS encoding phytoene desaturase, with translation MTSPRTAIVIGAGFGGLALAIRLQSAGIMTTVVESRDEPGGRAYVWRKEGYVFDAGPTVITDPACLRELWALTASDMSADVDLIPVSPFYRLLWGDGTSFDYSNDDESLNAEIAKLDPADVEGYARFLDYSRGVYEDGYVKLGAVPFLTATSMVKAAPALIRHKAWHSVYATVSRFVRNEKLRQALSFHTLLVGGNPMRTSSIYALIHALEKSGGVWFARGGTNRLVSGMAALFKRLGGTIILDDGVVRILHEGKQVTGVITRSGQRLAADMIASNADIVHSYGLLMPSPVAARRQKRLRAKRFSPSLFVVHFGLRGHYPDIAHHSILFSDRYGPLLRDIYDHRRLAPDPSLYLHHPSATDPSMAPEGHSTFYALAPVPHLGKADIDWATEGPRYRNLILDQVQEMLIPDLRDRLDTVFHYSPVDFRDDLGAHLGSAFSLEPILTQSAWFRAHNRDDHFGNLFFVGAGTHPGAGIPGVVGSAKATAGLMIG, from the coding sequence ATGACCTCCCCTCGCACCGCCATTGTCATCGGAGCCGGTTTCGGCGGGCTCGCGCTGGCCATTCGCCTACAAAGCGCCGGCATTATGACCACCGTAGTGGAGAGCCGGGATGAGCCCGGCGGGCGCGCCTACGTCTGGCGCAAGGAAGGCTATGTCTTCGATGCCGGACCGACCGTTATCACCGATCCTGCCTGCCTGCGCGAGTTGTGGGCTCTGACGGCATCGGACATGAGCGCCGACGTCGATCTCATTCCCGTCAGCCCCTTCTATCGCCTGCTCTGGGGGGATGGCACGAGCTTTGACTATTCCAACGACGACGAGTCCCTTAATGCCGAAATCGCCAAGCTCGATCCAGCAGATGTGGAGGGATATGCCCGCTTTCTCGACTATTCTCGCGGGGTCTATGAGGATGGCTATGTCAAACTGGGCGCCGTTCCCTTCCTCACCGCGACCAGCATGGTCAAGGCTGCGCCAGCGCTGATCCGGCACAAGGCCTGGCATTCTGTCTACGCGACTGTCTCACGCTTCGTGCGAAACGAGAAACTGCGGCAGGCGCTGTCGTTCCACACATTGCTCGTCGGTGGCAATCCCATGCGGACCAGCAGTATTTATGCCTTGATTCATGCTCTTGAGAAGTCGGGCGGCGTCTGGTTCGCGCGGGGTGGAACGAACCGGCTAGTCAGCGGCATGGCCGCACTGTTCAAACGCCTCGGCGGGACGATTATCCTGGATGACGGCGTAGTGCGGATATTGCACGAAGGCAAGCAGGTGACCGGTGTGATAACTCGATCCGGCCAAAGGCTGGCGGCGGACATGATCGCTAGCAATGCAGATATCGTCCACAGCTATGGCTTGCTAATGCCCTCTCCGGTGGCGGCGCGGAGGCAAAAGCGGCTACGCGCGAAACGCTTTTCGCCCAGCCTTTTCGTGGTGCATTTTGGTTTGCGCGGTCACTATCCCGACATCGCTCACCACTCGATCCTCTTCTCGGATCGCTACGGGCCCTTGCTGCGCGATATCTATGACCATAGACGGCTCGCGCCCGATCCGTCGCTCTATCTCCACCATCCCAGCGCCACCGATCCCTCCATGGCGCCGGAGGGACATTCGACCTTCTATGCCCTTGCCCCCGTCCCGCATCTCGGCAAGGCCGACATCGACTGGGCGACGGAGGGGCCGCGCTACCGCAACCTCATTCTGGATCAGGTGCAGGAAATGCTGATCCCCGACTTGCGCGACCGGCTCGACACGGTGTTCCACTACAGTCCGGTCGATTTCCGCGATGATCTTGGCGCCCATCTAGGGAGCGCCTTCAGCCTTGAGCCGATATTGACGCAAAGCGCGTGGTTCCGGGCGCATAATCGGGACGATCACTTCGGGAATCTGTTCTTCGTCGGCGCGGGGACCCATCCCGGCGCGGGCATACCCGGCGTAGTCGGCAGCGCGAAGGCGACTGCCGGACTAATGATCGGATGA
- the ispH gene encoding 4-hydroxy-3-methylbut-2-enyl diphosphate reductase yields MLLANPRGFCAGVTRAIEGVERDLMTFGRPVYIRRPIVHNQTVTDRLAAMGAIFVREIEEVPEGAAVILSAHGVAPSVRRAAIARSLKVIDATCPLVAKVHSHVIAHYRAGRHILLIGHADHPEIIGTLAQVPPDGISLVSAPGDVAALGVRRDTKIAYAVQTTFSVRDARAIVAEMEGRFADIVGPRAGNICYATTNRQVAVASIAGIVDCLLVVGDTQSSNANRLVEVALAAGCKDSMLVRDRCDLDWAVIDKASAIGLTAAASTPDSNVQDICAALATQGLTIREYEGLQETATFRPMSMVKE; encoded by the coding sequence GTGTTGCTCGCAAATCCGAGAGGGTTTTGTGCGGGTGTGACTCGCGCGATAGAGGGTGTCGAGCGCGACCTGATGACTTTTGGTCGGCCGGTCTATATCCGTCGCCCGATTGTCCATAACCAGACCGTCACTGATCGGCTGGCTGCAATGGGAGCGATCTTCGTGCGCGAAATAGAGGAGGTGCCTGAAGGCGCGGCCGTGATCCTTTCGGCCCACGGCGTGGCGCCCTCCGTCAGGCGGGCTGCGATCGCCCGCAGCCTCAAGGTGATAGACGCAACCTGTCCGCTGGTCGCCAAGGTCCATTCCCACGTGATTGCCCACTATCGCGCCGGTCGACATATCCTGCTTATCGGCCATGCCGACCATCCCGAAATCATCGGTACTTTGGCACAGGTTCCGCCCGATGGCATCTCCCTCGTCTCCGCGCCGGGAGATGTTGCTGCCCTCGGGGTGCGTCGCGATACAAAGATTGCCTATGCCGTCCAAACCACCTTTTCGGTCCGCGACGCACGCGCGATCGTTGCCGAAATGGAGGGGAGGTTCGCGGACATCGTCGGCCCTCGCGCGGGCAATATCTGCTACGCAACCACCAACCGCCAGGTTGCGGTGGCGTCGATCGCGGGAATCGTGGATTGCCTACTGGTCGTCGGCGACACGCAGTCGTCCAACGCCAATCGGCTTGTCGAGGTAGCATTGGCGGCAGGCTGCAAGGATTCGATGCTGGTTCGGGATCGGTGCGATCTCGATTGGGCGGTGATCGACAAGGCAAGTGCCATCGGCCTGACTGCCGCGGCCTCCACGCCTGATTCTAATGTGCAGGATATTTGCGCCGCTTTGGCCACCCAAGGATTGACCATACGGGAATATGAGGGGCTTCAGGAAACCGCCACTTTCCGGCCGATGTCCATGGTCAAAGAATAG
- a CDS encoding MFS transporter: MSGLERDAGIAAATCQATPFACTILSWPRISSLLSFAWSMSSATVMRLVPEDAVPRALALLNGGNALATTIAAPLVASLASTSVGAVRFFCIVPLAAVTLAWQFFTLPKMPSRERTSGGATFKVLRRPQVRLGMAAVALLFMGQFALFTYLRPFLETVTAVDVSTLSLSLMLLGLAGVAGSYVIGFALKKSLYALLVVMPLTMAAVAAGLIIFGSSPVIVAALLVLWGAIGTAAPVAWCSIALAIKQPSS; this comes from the coding sequence ATGTCCGGTCTGGAGAGGGATGCTGGGATAGCTGCCGCCACCTGCCAAGCGACTCCGTTCGCGTGCACCATACTTAGCTGGCCGAGGATATCTTCGTTGTTATCGTTCGCATGGTCTATGTCGTCGGCAACCGTCATGCGGCTCGTACCCGAGGATGCAGTTCCGCGCGCGCTTGCCCTGCTCAATGGCGGCAACGCGTTGGCAACGACGATTGCGGCGCCCTTGGTAGCTTCCTTGGCCAGTACATCGGTTGGCGCGGTGCGTTTTTTCTGCATTGTGCCGCTCGCCGCAGTCACGCTAGCTTGGCAGTTCTTCACGCTTCCAAAGATGCCGAGCCGCGAACGTACGAGCGGCGGGGCGACCTTCAAGGTCCTGCGTCGGCCGCAGGTGCGGCTCGGCATGGCCGCCGTGGCACTGTTATTCATGGGGCAGTTCGCGTTGTTCACCTACCTGAGGCCATTCCTGGAAACGGTCACCGCTGTCGATGTCTCCACGCTGTCGCTGTCGCTGATGCTGCTAGGCCTTGCCGGCGTCGCGGGATCCTATGTAATCGGGTTCGCGCTCAAGAAATCTCTCTACGCACTGCTAGTCGTAATGCCTTTGACCATGGCTGCTGTAGCCGCAGGATTGATTATTTTCGGCTCTTCTCCTGTCATCGTTGCTGCACTGCTTGTACTCTGGGGCGCGATCGGCACCGCCGCTCCGGTCGCTTGGTGTTCGATCGCCTTGGCTATCAAGCAACCTTCCTCATGA